A window of the Tiliqua scincoides isolate rTilSci1 chromosome 5, rTilSci1.hap2, whole genome shotgun sequence genome harbors these coding sequences:
- the PLCL2 gene encoding inactive phospholipase C-like protein 2 gives MPTEKKISSASDCINAMVEGSELKKVRSNSRVYHRYFLLDADMQSLRWEPSKKDSEKARIDVKSVKEVRTGKNTDIFRSNGISDQISEDCAFSIIYGDNYESLDLVANSADVANIWVTGLRYLISYGKHTLDMLESSQDKMRTSWVSHMFHETDVDNLGRISLCRAVQFIKNLNPGLKMSKIEIKFKELHRSKDKPGTEVTKEEFIEVFHELCTRPEIYFLLVQFSSNKEFLDTKDLMMFLEAEQGMAHVTEEISLDIICKYEPSQEGQEKGWLSIDGFTNYLTSPECHIFDPEHKKVCQDMNQPLSHYFINSSHNTYLIEDQFRGPSDITGYIRALKMGCRSVELDVWDGPDNEPVIYTGHTMTSQIVFRSVIDIINKYAFFASDYPLILCLENHCSLKQQKVMVQHMKKILGDKLYTESPNIEESYLPSPESLKVKILIKAKKLSSNCSGLEGDVTDEDEGLEMSQRMGKEGVEQQTVVTVKRFQLCKELSDLVSICKSVQFKDFQATFQLQKYWEVCSFNEVLATKYANENPGDFVNYNKRFLARVFPSPMRIDSSNMNPQDFWKCGCQIVAMNFQTPGLMMDLNIGWFRQNGNCGYVLRPAIMREEISFFSANTKDTVPGVSPQLLHVKIISGQNFPKPKGSGAKGDVVDPYVYVEIHGIPADCAEQRTKTVHQNGDNPIFDESFEFQINLPELAMVRFVVLDDDYIGDEFIGQYTIPFECLQTGYRHVPLQSLTGEALAHASLFVHVAITNRRGGGKPHKRGLSVRKSKKSREYASMRTLWIKIIDEVFKNALQPIRDATDLRENMQNAVVSFKELCGLSPVANLMQCILAVSTRLVRSDNTPLVVVNLSDQYPIMELQGIVPEVLKKIVTAYEMMIQNIKTLIENADTVYEKIVQCQKAAMEFHEHLQSIGTKEGLKERKLQKAVESFTWNITILKGQADLLKYAKNEALENLKQIHYATVSCGLNKPGSENAEVSKPRRSLEAIPEKTGEENGQ, from the exons ATGCCAACAGAGAAGAAGATCAGTAGTGCAAGTGACTGTATTAATGCCATGGTTGAAGGCTCAGAACTCAAAAAGGTTCGGTCCAACTCTAGAGTATACCATCGATACTTCCTTTTAGATGCAGATATGCAGTCGCTACGTTGGGAACCTTCAAAGAAGGATTCTGAAAAAGCAAGGATTGATGTGAAATCTGTCAAAGAAGTGAGAACAGGGAAAAATACAGACATTTTTCGTAGCAATGGAATTTCTGACCAGATCTCAGAAGACTGTGCATTTTCTATTATTTATGGAGATAATTATGAGTCTTTAGATCTTGTTGCAAATTCTGCAGATGTTGCAAACATTTGGGTTACTGGGCTCCGATACTTGATATCGTATGGAAAACATACACTAGATATGCTAGAAAGTAGCCAAGATAAAATGCGGACTTCATGGGTTTCACATATGTTTCATGAAACAGATGTAGATAATTTGGGGCGTATATCGTTGTGTAGAGCTGTGCAATTTATAAAAAACCTAAATCCTGGTTTGAAAATGAGCAAAATTGAAATAAAGTTCAAAGAGCTACACCGATCAAAAGACAAACCTGGCACTGAAGTAACGAAGGAAGAGTTTATTGAAGTTTTTCATGAGCTTTGCACTCGCCCTGAAATATATTTCTTGTTAGTTCAGTTTTCTAGCAATAAAGAATTCCTCGACACCAAGGACCTAATGATGTTTTTAGAAGCAGAACAGGGTATGGCACATGTCACTGAAGAGATAAGTCTTGACATTATTTGCAAATATGAGCCATCTCAAGAAGGCCAGGAAAAGGGCTGGCTTTCTATAGATGGTTTTACAAATTATCTCACTTCACCAGAATGTCATATATTTGATCCAGAGCATAAAAAGGTGTGTCAAGACATGAATCAACCTTTATCTCATTATTTCATAAACTCATCTCATAATACGTACTTGATAGAGGACCAGTTTCGAGGCCCGTCAGATATCACTGGATACATCCGTGCTCTGAAAATGGGGTGTCGAAGTGTTGAATTGGATGTATGGGATGGTCCCGACAACGAGCCTGTAATTTACACAGGGCATACAATGACCTCACAGATAGTCTTCCGTAGTGTAATTGACATTATTAACAAATATGCGTTCTTTGCTTCGGACTATCCTCTTATACTGTGCTTAGAAAATCATTGTTCTCTCAAGCAACAGAAAGTGATGGTTCAGCATATGAAAAAAATACTGGGGGACAAGCTGTACACAGAATCTCCAAACATAGAGGAATCCTATCTGCCTTCTCCAGAATCTCTTAAAGTAAAAATACTAATTAAAGCCAAGAAGTTATCTTCTAATTGCTCTGGACTAGAGGGAGATGTTACAGATGAAGATGAAGGATTGGAAATGTCCCAGAGAATGGGGAAGGAGGGTGTGGAACAACAGACTGTTGTGACAGTAAAAAGGTTCCAGCTCTGTAAAGAGCTTTCAGATCTGGTAAGCATATGCAAGTCAGTTCAGTTCAAAGATTTTCAGGCTACATTTCAGCTTCAGAAATACTGGGAGGTTTGCTCCTTTAATGAAGTGCTTGCTACCAAATATGCCAACGAAAACCCTGGAGACTTTGTGAATTACAACAAGCGTTTCCTTGCCAGAGTGTTTCCTAGCCCTATGAGGATTGATTCTAGTAATATGAATCCACAAGATTTTTGGAAGTGTGGCTGTCAGATAGTGGCAATGAACTTTCAGACACCTGGATTAATGATGGATCTCAACATTGGTTGGTTTCGACAAAATGGAAACTGTGGTTATGTGCTGCGACCAGCTATCATGCGAGAAGAGATATCTTTCTTCAGCGCAAATACAAAAGACACTGTGCCTGGAGTTTCGCCCCAGCTTCTTCATGTTAAGATTATCAGTGGACAGAACTTTCCAAAACCAAAAGGATCAGGTGCCAAAGGTGATGTTGTAGATCCATATGTCTATGTCGAAATTCATGGAATCCCCGCAGACTGTGCAGAGCAAAGGACAAAAACTGTACATCAGAATGGGGATAACCCAATTTTCGATGAGAGCTTTGAATTTCAGATTAATCTACCTGAACTTGCCATGGTGCGTTTTGTGGTGCTAGATGATGATTATATTGGGGATGAATTCATTGGGCAGTACACAATTCCCTTTGAGTGTTTACAGACAGGTTATCGGCATGTTCCACTGCAATCTTTGACAGGAGAAGCTCTAGCACATGCTTCCTTATTTGTACATGTTGCTATTACTAACCGAAGGGGTGGTGGGAAGCCACATAAACGGGGTCTCTCTGTCAGGAAAAGCAAGAAATCCAGAGAATATGCCTCTATGAGGACACTGTGGATTAAAATCATTGATGAAGTATTCAAGAATGCTCTTCAACCTATACGGGATGCCACGGATTTGAGGGAAAACATGCAG AATGCAGTTGTTTCATTCAAAGAGTTGTGTGGCCTGTCTCCTGTAGCAAATCTTATGCAATGCATTCTAGCAGTATCTACACGCTTGGTGAGATCTGATAACACACCTCTGGTGGTAGTGAATCTCAGTGATCAATATCCCATCATGGAATTGCAAGGAATTGTTCCAGAGGTTTTGAAAAAAATTGTGACGGCATACGAAATG ATGATTCAGAATATCAAGACACTGATAGAAAATGCAGATACCGTATATGAAAAAATAGTCCAGTGCCAAAAAGCAG CAATGGAGTTCCATGAACACTTGCAAAGTATAGGAACAAAGGAAGGCTTAAAAGAGAGAAAACTACAAAAAGCAGTGGAAAGTTTTACCTGGAATATTACAATCTTAAAG GGACAAGCTGATCTTCTCAAGTATGCTAAAAATGAGGCATTGGAGAATCTGAAGCAAATCCATTATGCCACTGTTTCGTGTGGATTGaataaaccaggatctgaaaATGCTGAAGTTTCAAAACCCCGCCGAAGCCTGGAGGCTATACCTGAAAAAACAGGCGAAGAAAATGGACAATGA